Proteins from a genomic interval of Zingiber officinale cultivar Zhangliang chromosome 1B, Zo_v1.1, whole genome shotgun sequence:
- the LOC121988587 gene encoding oxygen-evolving enhancer protein 2, chloroplastic-like produces MAATACFLHHLVPSTASTAASRTSSPRLVPKPNNILCRAAQKPAASVDDDSTAAISRRLALAVLIGAAAVGSKAAPADAAYGEAANVFGKPKTNTDFIAYNGPGFKISLPAKWNPSKEVEFPGQVLRYEDNFDSNSSVSVMVTPTTNKSITDYGPPEEFLGKFDYLLGKQTYAGKTDAEGGFDPDAVATANILESSTPLINGKQYYFISVLTRTADGDEGGKHQLITASVSDGKLYICKAQAGDKRWFKGAQKYVEKTASSFSLA; encoded by the exons ATGGCCGCAACCGCGTGCTTCCTCCACCATCTCGTTCCCTCCACCGCCTCCACGGCCGCCTCGCGGACCTCCTCCCCCCGCCTCGTGCCCAAGCCTAACAACATCCTCTGCAGGGCCGCTCAGAAACCGGCCGCCTCCGTCGACGACGACAGCACCGCCGCCATCTCCCGCCGCCTAGCTCTCGCCGTCCTCATCGGCGCCGCCGCGGTCGGCTCCAAGGCCGCCCCTGCCGACGCCGCCTACGGAGAAGCCG CGAACGTGTTCGGGAAGCCGAAGACGAACACGGACTTCATCGCGTACAACGGGCCGGGGTTCAAGATTTCGCTCCCGGCGAAGTGGAACCCGAGCAAGGAGGTGGAGTTCCCGGGGCAGGTGCTACGCTACGAGGACAACTTCGATTCCAACAGCAGCGTCTCCGTCATGGTCACGCCCACCACCAACAAGTCCATCACCGACTACGGCCCCCCGGAGGAATTCCTCGGCAAG TTTGATTACTTGCTGGGGAAACAGACATACGCCGGCAAGACTGATGCCGag GGAGGATTCGACCCTGATGCCGTGGCGACCGCGAACATCTTGGAGTCGTCGACGCCGTTGATCAACGGGAAGCAGTACTACTTCATCTCCGTTTTGACGCGCACAGCCGACGGCGACGAGGGCGGGAAGCATCAGCTGATAACGGCGTCCGTGTCCGACGGCAAACTGTACATCTGCAAGGCGCAAGCTGGTGACAAGAGATGGTTCAAGGGAGCCCAGAAATATGTGGAAAAAACTGCCAGTTCCTTCAGCCTCGCATAG